The proteins below come from a single Zea mays cultivar B73 chromosome 8, Zm-B73-REFERENCE-NAM-5.0, whole genome shotgun sequence genomic window:
- the LOC542323 gene encoding large ribosomal subunit protein P2A isoform X1, which translates to MKFVAAYLLAVLAGNASPSADDLTAILESVGCEVDNEKMELLLSQLSGKDITELIAAGREKFASVPCGGGGVAVAAAAPAAGGAASAAEAKKEEKVEEKEESDDDMGFSLFD; encoded by the exons ATGAAGTTTGTTGCTGCCTACCTGCTTGCTGTCCTCGCTGGGAACGCCAGCCCCTCCGCTGACGATTTGACTGCCATTCTGGAGTCAG TTGGCTGTGAAGTTGACAATGAAAAGATGGAACTCCTGCTGTCCCAACTGAGCGGTAAGGACATCACCGAGCTCATTGCCGCGGGCAGGGAGAAGTTTGCTTCAGTCCCATGTGGTGGCGGCGGTGTCGCTGTTGCGGCAGCTGCACCTGCTGCTGGCGGAGCTGCTTCTGCAGCTGAGGCAAAGAAAGAAGAGAAGGTGGAagagaaggaagaaagcgatgat GATATGGGCTTCAGCCTCTTCGACTAG
- the LOC542323 gene encoding large ribosomal subunit protein P2A (The RefSeq protein has 2 substitutions compared to this genomic sequence), translating to MKFVAAYLLAVLAGNASPSADDLTAILESVGCEVDNEKMELLLSQLSGKDITELIAAGREKFASVPCGGGGVAVAAAAPAAGGRAPAAEAKKEEKVEEKEESDDDMGFSLFD from the exons ATGAAGTTTGTTGCTGCCTACCTGCTTGCTGTCCTCGCTGGGAACGCCAGCCCCTCCGCTGACGATTTGACTGCCATTCTGGAGTCAG TTGGCTGTGAAGTTGACAATGAAAAGATGGAACTCCTGCTGTCCCAACTGAGCGGTAAGGACATCACCGAGCTCATTGCCGCGGGCAGGGAGAAGTTTGCTTCAGTCCCATGTGGTGGCGGCGGTGTCGCTGTTGCGGCAGCTGCACCTGCTGCTGGCGGAGCTGCTTCTGCAGCTGAGGCAAAGAAAGAAGAGAAGGTGGAagagaaggaagaaagcgatgat GATATGGGCTTCAGCCTCTTCGACTAG